One genomic region from Streptomyces sp. NBC_00582 encodes:
- a CDS encoding endonuclease/exonuclease/phosphatase family protein → MPISHQPTEGGDLPTLRLANLNAYKLTPATRTTSSWTARVNAIQEINPDILALQEVVIDESTTSRDAWEQQAAELIQELADQCGLTAQVGTTAGHPHGTAMAANWHRPWWTAILWNPDTVQLIENSYRPYGAPDFWHGCTTARFDVGAPEPVLMASYHGDPFRPDFRSNEALRLKGTFRQTGGVKPGFLVGDFNSLSAAKVRRFGVFRRYYDRNVYRRQRHDDLEFQVYPRSIGRWWRPNVPNREQTKLLLRRGYMVDVAAHLKAPWQPTVGHWEDGRGDPDPWGKRRIDLILATRSIAPALTGYHTHKSTAAEKAADHLPVYVDFDPSKITTEGGKR, encoded by the coding sequence GTGCCCATCAGCCACCAGCCGACAGAAGGAGGGGATTTGCCCACGCTACGTCTCGCCAACCTCAACGCCTACAAGCTCACCCCCGCTACCAGGACCACCAGTTCCTGGACCGCCCGGGTCAACGCCATCCAGGAAATCAACCCGGATATCCTCGCCCTGCAGGAAGTCGTCATCGACGAGAGCACCACCAGCCGGGATGCCTGGGAGCAGCAGGCCGCCGAGCTCATCCAGGAACTCGCCGACCAGTGTGGTCTGACGGCGCAGGTGGGCACGACCGCCGGGCACCCGCACGGCACCGCCATGGCCGCGAACTGGCACCGCCCCTGGTGGACCGCGATCCTGTGGAACCCGGACACGGTTCAGCTGATCGAGAACTCCTACCGTCCGTACGGGGCACCGGACTTCTGGCATGGCTGCACGACCGCCCGCTTCGATGTCGGCGCCCCGGAGCCGGTGCTCATGGCCAGCTACCACGGCGACCCCTTCCGCCCGGACTTCCGCAGCAACGAGGCACTGCGTCTGAAGGGAACCTTTCGGCAGACCGGAGGTGTGAAGCCCGGGTTCCTGGTCGGTGATTTCAACAGCCTGTCTGCGGCCAAAGTCCGGCGGTTCGGCGTCTTCCGCCGCTACTACGACCGCAACGTCTACCGACGCCAACGCCACGACGATCTCGAATTCCAGGTGTATCCCCGCTCGATCGGGCGGTGGTGGCGCCCCAATGTGCCCAACCGCGAACAGACCAAACTGCTTCTGCGCCGCGGGTACATGGTTGACGTGGCCGCACACCTCAAGGCGCCGTGGCAGCCGACCGTCGGGCACTGGGAGGACGGGCGAGGCGATCCCGATCCCTGGGGTAAGAGGCGTATCGACCTCATCCTGGCCACCCGGTCCATCGCCCCCGCACTCACGGGCTACCACACCCACAAGAGCACGGCTGCCGAGAAGGCAGCTGACCACCTCCCGGTCTACGTCGACTTCGATCCCAGCAAGATCACAACTGAGGGAGGAAAACGGTGA
- a CDS encoding 2'-5' RNA ligase family protein — MIPEEWLHSTVQGIHHAVDDGQMDKLRGTLHEELAGMEPFRVQLGPVWPGVTAITVAVYPEDGMAELNGRARAAMEKVPGITLRPPELRFWAHASLAYARQDLPDRDLNRALRALRPPRVDITVDRVHLVNQYQLPDRGYYTWDVVEEVRLG, encoded by the coding sequence GTGATCCCCGAGGAGTGGCTGCACTCCACGGTCCAGGGCATTCACCATGCCGTCGACGACGGCCAGATGGACAAGCTGCGAGGCACCCTGCACGAGGAGCTGGCTGGCATGGAGCCGTTCCGGGTCCAGCTTGGCCCGGTGTGGCCTGGGGTCACTGCGATCACGGTCGCCGTCTATCCGGAGGACGGGATGGCCGAGCTCAATGGCCGCGCCCGGGCAGCGATGGAGAAGGTTCCGGGAATCACTCTTAGGCCCCCTGAGCTGCGTTTTTGGGCCCATGCGTCGCTGGCGTATGCGCGTCAGGACCTCCCCGATCGGGACCTCAACCGGGCGCTGCGCGCGCTGCGGCCCCCGCGGGTGGACATCACGGTCGACCGTGTCCATCTCGTCAACCAGTACCAGCTCCCCGACCGGGGGTACTACACGTGGGACGTCGTCGAAGAGGTCCGGCTTGGCTAG
- a CDS encoding restriction endonuclease → MAAILVAVAVATMLVKAAGAAWDAVVRGWPLAVALAAAGLVGLVWYGLREVRRQRAQAALVAVLQIPLSQIDALTDEEFEFALRDLLVRDGWSARKVGQKGDQAADVIGRHVQRGRIVLQAKHTTVGGKVDSKVMYQVKGTAGPVHRADIAVVVTNGGFTRDAKEWGERHRVHWVDRERLRQWAEEGVPLHTLLRLPVRRPRRTAVRRAA, encoded by the coding sequence GTGGCGGCCATCCTCGTCGCCGTGGCGGTGGCCACCATGCTGGTGAAGGCAGCTGGCGCCGCGTGGGACGCGGTGGTCCGTGGGTGGCCGCTCGCGGTCGCACTGGCCGCCGCGGGACTGGTTGGTCTCGTCTGGTACGGGCTGCGGGAGGTTCGCCGACAGCGGGCGCAGGCCGCGCTGGTCGCGGTACTGCAGATTCCGCTGTCACAGATCGATGCTCTGACCGATGAGGAATTCGAGTTTGCGCTGCGCGATCTACTCGTCCGCGACGGCTGGTCAGCACGGAAGGTCGGACAGAAGGGCGACCAGGCCGCCGACGTCATCGGCCGGCACGTCCAGCGGGGCCGGATCGTGCTGCAGGCCAAGCACACCACCGTCGGCGGCAAAGTCGACTCCAAGGTGATGTACCAGGTCAAGGGAACCGCCGGCCCGGTCCACCGAGCCGACATCGCCGTCGTCGTCACCAACGGCGGCTTCACCCGGGACGCGAAGGAATGGGGTGAGCGGCATCGGGTCCACTGGGTCGACCGCGAGCGGCTGCGGCAGTGGGCCGAAGAAGGCGTCCCGCTCCACACCCTGCTGCGCCTGCCCGTCCGCAGGCCGCGCAGGACCGCCGTTCGACGCGCCGCGTAG
- a CDS encoding restriction endonuclease — protein MFDEDGSLDPVLKFILGLILAVAIAKVAWKWLTEDAWHWVSVDVWGWISDDVWGWLIGHPWWFALIILGTLVLLCFVFFSDRTVYVYYSDAGDDGGDETYDSKPVMAAPTVLTFKMKQLAAMTADGFEQACADLLARDGFMRARRVGGSGDLGADVVAWDDDNRKIVLQCKQYSGPVGSGAVQKFNGTAVPEHHADVAVIVALNGFTKPGADFARRHGIMLMGRPELKRWAHGEHLYAVVEEEHSPA, from the coding sequence GTGTTCGACGAGGACGGGTCGCTGGACCCGGTGCTGAAGTTCATCCTCGGGCTCATCCTCGCCGTGGCCATCGCCAAAGTCGCCTGGAAGTGGCTGACCGAGGACGCATGGCACTGGGTGAGCGTGGACGTATGGGGCTGGATCAGCGACGACGTGTGGGGGTGGCTGATCGGACACCCCTGGTGGTTCGCACTGATCATCCTCGGGACGCTTGTGCTGCTGTGCTTCGTATTCTTCTCAGACCGGACGGTCTACGTCTACTACAGCGACGCAGGCGACGACGGCGGGGACGAGACGTACGACAGCAAGCCGGTCATGGCGGCGCCCACGGTCCTGACCTTCAAGATGAAGCAGCTCGCCGCGATGACCGCAGACGGCTTCGAGCAAGCGTGCGCCGACCTGCTCGCGCGGGACGGGTTCATGCGCGCTCGCCGCGTCGGCGGCTCCGGAGACCTCGGCGCGGACGTCGTGGCCTGGGACGACGACAACCGCAAGATCGTTCTGCAGTGCAAGCAGTACAGCGGTCCCGTCGGGTCGGGAGCGGTGCAGAAGTTCAACGGCACCGCGGTTCCCGAGCATCACGCAGACGTGGCTGTGATCGTCGCCCTCAACGGGTTCACCAAGCCCGGGGCCGACTTCGCCCGACGTCACGGGATCATGCTCATGGGGCGGCCGGAGCTGAAACGCTGGGCGCACGGCGAGCACCTGTACGCGGTCGTCGAGGAAGAGCACTCGCCCGCATAG
- a CDS encoding DUF397 domain-containing protein, with the protein MNKKALDPAWIESQLASARWQSASSGGQTCVEIAFLDQGIVALRDSKAPEKPAHLYTDAEYDAFVDGIMRGELRRP; encoded by the coding sequence ATGAACAAGAAAGCCCTCGACCCGGCCTGGATCGAGAGCCAGCTCGCCAGTGCCCGCTGGCAGAGCGCCAGCAGCGGCGGCCAGACCTGCGTCGAGATCGCCTTCCTCGACCAGGGCATCGTGGCCCTGCGAGATTCGAAGGCTCCGGAGAAACCCGCGCACCTGTATACCGACGCCGAATACGACGCCTTCGTTGACGGCATCATGCGGGGGGAACTCCGCCGCCCCTGA
- a CDS encoding helix-turn-helix domain-containing protein: MPVEPTPRRRRLGAEIRRTREALGWTQEEAARQLGYKALSTVSKIEKGTQGVKIQQLPHFFEVLGIDDPAVREQWRELVRKAGEPDWWQRFEGVVNDPLGDYLSEIEEASSLFVWNPVVLHALLQTEEYERAVIEGSRAWKTAEEIDRFVAMRREHRLHMLDREPRLKIWAVLPEGLLRQEVGGPGVARGQVEHLIHLARTDPNITLQVLPFHAGAHAGMDGPFMLMTFPTGRDTAVIEAIRALLHLNEPDTVEIYRTTSDHLKSDALSPNASLSLLDTIAKELAS, from the coding sequence ATGCCCGTTGAACCGACCCCGAGGCGCAGGCGCCTGGGCGCGGAGATCCGGCGCACGCGCGAGGCGCTCGGCTGGACCCAGGAGGAAGCGGCCCGGCAACTTGGCTACAAGGCGCTCTCCACGGTCAGCAAGATCGAGAAGGGCACGCAGGGCGTCAAGATTCAGCAGCTCCCGCACTTCTTCGAGGTCCTGGGCATCGACGACCCGGCCGTGCGCGAGCAGTGGCGCGAACTGGTCCGCAAGGCCGGCGAGCCGGACTGGTGGCAGCGCTTCGAAGGCGTGGTCAACGACCCGCTCGGCGACTACCTGTCCGAAATCGAGGAAGCCAGCAGCCTGTTCGTGTGGAACCCGGTAGTCCTGCACGCCCTCCTGCAAACCGAGGAGTACGAGCGGGCCGTCATTGAAGGCAGCCGGGCATGGAAGACGGCAGAAGAGATCGACCGCTTCGTCGCGATGCGCCGCGAACACCGGTTGCACATGCTGGACCGCGAACCCCGGCTCAAGATCTGGGCCGTTCTGCCCGAAGGGCTGCTGCGGCAGGAGGTCGGAGGCCCCGGCGTCGCCCGGGGCCAGGTCGAGCACCTGATCCACCTCGCCCGGACCGACCCGAACATCACCCTCCAAGTCCTGCCCTTCCATGCCGGAGCACACGCCGGCATGGACGGGCCGTTCATGCTGATGACCTTCCCCACGGGGCGCGACACTGCCGTCATCGAGGCCATCCGCGCGCTACTGCACCTCAACGAGCCGGACACTGTGGAGATCTACCGCACCACCAGCGACCACCTGAAATCCGACGCCCTGTCGCCGAACGCCTCGCTGTCTCTCCTCGACACCATCGCCAAGGAACTCGCTTCATGA
- a CDS encoding ATP-binding protein: protein MSVTSPVRRYHTVLTDLGPEALAAMREVTRIHLRLWSMEELTSTAELGVSELLTNVLVHAPGNCELLVRETPDGVVVGVTDFDDAIPVVKEPTEDQIGGRGLFLLSQLADELEVHQLTRGKQVWFRLSHTSSGASEEGRC, encoded by the coding sequence ATGTCTGTCACCAGCCCGGTGAGGCGCTACCACACGGTCTTGACGGACCTGGGCCCCGAGGCGCTCGCGGCGATGCGCGAGGTCACCCGTATACACCTGCGGCTGTGGTCCATGGAGGAGCTCACGTCCACCGCCGAGCTCGGTGTCAGCGAGCTGCTGACCAACGTCCTGGTCCACGCGCCGGGCAACTGCGAGTTGCTGGTGCGTGAGACGCCGGACGGTGTCGTGGTGGGGGTGACCGATTTCGACGATGCGATACCGGTCGTCAAGGAACCCACCGAGGACCAGATCGGCGGGCGGGGCCTGTTCCTGTTGTCGCAGCTCGCCGACGAGCTGGAAGTCCACCAGCTCACCCGGGGCAAGCAGGTGTGGTTCCGGCTCAGCCACACCTCCTCCGGCGCCAGCGAGGAGGGGCGATGCTGA
- a CDS encoding GNAT family N-acetyltransferase — MQAVLALRADLPAWLRLAGEVEDLFGPLVDDPEFRAALERNVERGTALCVRDAEGVPGAALAGGLLMSVRPPRYEISWLAVSSAFRGRGIGALLVRSALHALTAAPGTVEVTTFGPDHPGRRARGFYERLGFEPTDSVSADGTRQTYQLHLKAT; from the coding sequence ATGCAGGCTGTCCTTGCCCTCCGGGCCGATCTTCCCGCTTGGCTGCGCCTCGCGGGTGAGGTCGAGGATCTGTTCGGCCCCTTGGTCGATGATCCAGAGTTCCGGGCGGCCCTGGAACGCAACGTGGAGCGCGGCACCGCTTTGTGCGTGCGGGATGCGGAGGGCGTGCCCGGAGCGGCGCTCGCCGGCGGCCTGTTGATGTCGGTGCGCCCTCCGCGGTATGAGATCAGCTGGCTGGCCGTCAGCAGCGCGTTTCGGGGCAGAGGCATCGGGGCCCTCCTGGTCCGGTCCGCACTGCACGCCCTCACTGCTGCTCCGGGAACCGTCGAGGTGACGACCTTCGGGCCGGACCACCCAGGCCGACGTGCCCGGGGCTTCTACGAACGCCTCGGCTTCGAGCCGACCGACTCAGTCTCGGCCGACGGCACACGCCAGACGTACCAGTTGCACCTGAAGGCCACATGA
- a CDS encoding protoporphyrinogen/coproporphyrinogen oxidase encodes MRNSTTRARPVVPVVILGAGPCGLACAHELQRLGHRDWMLLEAAPTVGGLGSSVVDEAGFTWDLGGHVVFSKLKSFDALLAELFEPEELLHHERSSFIRHGGSWVPYPFQQHLHHLPRATARRCLDDLTAAQARGRALAETDFASWLEATYGPALVEEFFASYNRKIWATSLSEMSASWIAERVAPADTGALRRALKTGSTGTQAWGPNAQFAFPASGGTGAIWQRLAARLDGDVRTGQSVVHVDEAAKTLLTADGTVLTYGHLVATGALDRLVAMTAGAPEDVRQAASTLRHTTVAMVGLGYRSPTTDRRSWLYFPGGEAPFYRATNFSRYAPANVPDSAPGRYSAWMTETSLPAGTLLDRTGLVEECDTALRRCGLVPERAERVSGHVELIPYAYPVPTTGRDAALALIQPWLERHGIYSRGRFGTWRYEIGNMDHAVTMGQDIARRLVHGTAERIYTAPRTTVGAVDAR; translated from the coding sequence GTGAGGAACAGCACAACCCGAGCACGTCCCGTGGTCCCGGTGGTGATCCTGGGGGCAGGGCCTTGCGGGCTGGCATGCGCGCACGAACTCCAGCGCCTCGGTCACCGCGACTGGATGCTGCTGGAGGCCGCGCCGACGGTCGGGGGCCTGGGCTCCTCGGTCGTCGACGAGGCCGGCTTCACCTGGGATCTCGGCGGTCACGTCGTGTTCTCCAAGCTGAAGAGCTTCGACGCGCTGCTGGCCGAGTTGTTCGAGCCGGAGGAGCTGCTGCACCACGAGCGTTCCTCGTTCATCCGGCACGGCGGGAGCTGGGTGCCTTACCCCTTCCAGCAGCATCTGCACCACCTGCCCCGGGCAACAGCCCGGAGGTGCCTGGACGATCTGACCGCAGCACAGGCCCGAGGCCGCGCTCTCGCCGAGACGGACTTCGCCTCATGGCTGGAGGCGACCTACGGGCCCGCGTTGGTGGAGGAGTTCTTCGCCTCGTACAACCGGAAAATCTGGGCCACCAGCCTGAGCGAGATGTCTGCCTCCTGGATTGCGGAACGGGTCGCACCCGCCGACACCGGCGCGCTGCGACGCGCGCTGAAGACGGGATCCACCGGCACGCAAGCGTGGGGCCCCAACGCGCAGTTCGCGTTTCCTGCCTCGGGCGGCACCGGCGCGATCTGGCAGCGGCTCGCCGCCCGCCTGGACGGCGATGTCCGCACCGGTCAGAGCGTCGTCCACGTCGATGAGGCCGCAAAGACCCTGCTGACAGCTGACGGCACCGTCCTCACCTACGGCCACCTGGTCGCCACCGGCGCGCTCGACAGGCTCGTTGCGATGACAGCCGGAGCACCAGAGGACGTGCGCCAGGCAGCCAGCACCCTGCGCCACACCACCGTGGCGATGGTGGGCCTCGGCTACCGGTCACCGACGACCGACCGGCGCTCGTGGCTGTACTTCCCCGGAGGGGAGGCACCGTTCTACCGGGCGACGAACTTCTCCCGATACGCGCCGGCGAATGTCCCGGACTCCGCCCCCGGCCGGTACTCGGCCTGGATGACCGAAACGTCGCTGCCCGCGGGAACCCTGCTGGACCGGACCGGACTGGTCGAGGAGTGTGACACGGCGCTGCGTCGCTGCGGCCTGGTCCCCGAGCGCGCCGAACGTGTCAGCGGCCACGTGGAGCTGATCCCCTACGCCTACCCGGTGCCGACCACCGGCCGGGACGCGGCGCTGGCGCTCATCCAGCCGTGGCTGGAGAGGCACGGCATCTACTCACGCGGGCGCTTCGGTACCTGGCGTTACGAGATCGGCAACATGGATCACGCCGTCACCATGGGCCAGGACATCGCCCGACGGCTCGTGCACGGCACCGCCGAGCGGATCTACACGGCCCCCCGCACGACTGTGGGGGCCGTCGATGCACGCTGA
- a CDS encoding protein-tyrosine phosphatase family protein has translation MHAEPALDAQPVTEWLLVGAAPDTPPAVRALLELGVTHVLDCRTPRPVPPPAAVCPDLMWHSAPTADDGASRGADWYAACVSFAELAAREEGARLYCHCAAGVNRSPAAAYAILRARGWEPATARDRILTRRPQARPLYFEDAERCLRELGLAEQESP, from the coding sequence ATGCACGCTGAACCTGCGCTGGATGCCCAGCCGGTGACCGAGTGGCTTCTGGTCGGCGCCGCGCCGGACACCCCGCCCGCCGTCCGGGCCCTTCTCGAACTCGGTGTCACACACGTACTGGACTGCCGGACCCCGCGCCCGGTGCCGCCTCCCGCCGCCGTATGCCCCGACCTGATGTGGCATTCGGCGCCCACCGCGGACGACGGCGCCTCTCGGGGTGCCGACTGGTACGCCGCCTGCGTGTCCTTCGCCGAGCTGGCTGCACGCGAGGAGGGGGCCCGGCTGTACTGCCACTGCGCGGCCGGAGTCAACCGCTCGCCGGCCGCCGCCTACGCCATCCTGCGCGCGCGTGGATGGGAGCCCGCCACCGCCCGCGACCGCATCCTGACCCGCCGCCCCCAGGCCCGTCCCCTCTACTTCGAGGACGCCGAGCGGTGCCTGCGCGAGCTGGGCTTAGCCGAACAGGAGTCACCGTGA
- a CDS encoding glycosyltransferase, which translates to MIRVSRLLTAAYTIRSLYMTASMALSYRCLRSEANQAEHASPGGEPGLTVIIPALREQAVIPRSLAHFADLAAQWPQLRVLVVTAAREAAETPSGRQTTEDLCRDLARVHNERLTREVFHVVSYPGQGRRASQLNYAVAALEELLPPSDDYIAVFDADTVPDARLRSQFTQAAMDRPAMIQQPMLPAFPAGRGRRSAVMSGQDLASFRRTLGIEYRRIKVARRCAPGRRPRLLTALARPMVYGVGSGLIVRRDKIEDIGFFQEPHDDLAVGHRLSMAGEPIAVLPSVNIVEPYQSVAAMARAFSSVAFANAATRHDYRFAAARPTRLSRTGQRLLAARALADGAAWALGPVVMTAAAMHLAARRQLSPLAVAALAAGVIEPVVAYRLRGRLLEDFRTPGQARGGWQQPPAAAAIATFLPQPAVSALGPWLLALRASAAKLTGRDLRFTKTEHLGEIAPETRGGTLHG; encoded by the coding sequence GTGATCCGTGTCAGCCGCCTGCTCACCGCCGCCTACACCATCCGGTCCCTGTACATGACCGCCTCCATGGCCCTGTCCTACCGCTGCCTGCGCTCCGAGGCCAACCAGGCCGAACACGCGTCACCCGGCGGAGAGCCCGGTCTGACGGTGATCATCCCCGCGCTGCGCGAACAGGCGGTGATACCCCGCTCGCTGGCGCATTTCGCGGATCTCGCCGCCCAGTGGCCGCAGCTGCGCGTCCTGGTGGTCACCGCCGCCCGTGAGGCGGCCGAGACACCCAGCGGCCGGCAGACCACCGAGGACCTGTGCCGGGACCTCGCACGAGTACACAACGAGCGTCTGACCAGGGAGGTCTTCCACGTCGTGTCCTATCCGGGCCAGGGACGCCGGGCTTCCCAGCTCAACTATGCCGTCGCGGCGCTGGAGGAGTTGCTGCCGCCCTCAGACGACTACATCGCGGTGTTCGACGCCGACACGGTTCCCGACGCCCGGCTGCGCTCACAGTTCACCCAGGCCGCGATGGACCGGCCCGCGATGATCCAGCAGCCGATGCTGCCCGCCTTCCCCGCAGGCCGCGGGCGGCGCTCGGCAGTGATGTCCGGTCAGGACCTCGCCTCGTTCCGCCGCACCCTCGGCATCGAATACCGGCGCATCAAGGTGGCCCGCCGGTGCGCTCCCGGACGACGCCCCCGGCTGCTGACCGCGCTGGCACGCCCGATGGTCTACGGAGTGGGCTCCGGGCTCATCGTGCGCCGCGACAAGATAGAGGACATCGGGTTCTTCCAGGAACCGCACGACGACCTCGCGGTCGGCCACCGTCTGAGCATGGCCGGCGAGCCCATCGCGGTCCTGCCCTCGGTCAACATCGTCGAGCCGTACCAGAGCGTGGCGGCCATGGCCCGCGCGTTCAGCAGCGTGGCCTTCGCGAACGCCGCAACCCGCCACGACTACCGCTTCGCCGCTGCCCGGCCCACCCGGCTCTCGCGCACCGGCCAGCGGCTGCTGGCAGCCCGGGCTCTCGCCGACGGCGCCGCCTGGGCTCTGGGACCGGTGGTGATGACGGCCGCAGCCATGCATCTGGCCGCCCGGCGCCAACTCTCGCCGCTGGCTGTGGCCGCGCTTGCGGCAGGGGTCATCGAGCCGGTCGTGGCGTACCGGCTGCGCGGCCGGCTCCTTGAGGATTTCCGGACGCCCGGCCAGGCCCGTGGTGGCTGGCAGCAGCCGCCGGCCGCCGCGGCCATCGCCACCTTCCTGCCGCAGCCCGCGGTGAGCGCGCTCGGCCCGTGGCTGCTGGCCCTGCGCGCGAGCGCCGCCAAACTCACCGGCCGGGACTTGCGGTTCACCAAGACCGAGCACCTGGGCGAGATCGCCCCCGAAACCCGAGGAGGCACGCTTCATGGGTGA
- a CDS encoding pyridoxal phosphate-dependent decarboxylase family protein, whose protein sequence is MGDLDIGWAVPTEFPETGWTRESIDQHLAEARVEIPAWEDPEQTRLGFAMAAPHPEAVRVLGDWSAVNTNNVGVHTRFGEGKAGTRRLEKEALAVIAGLYHGGALDGHLTSGASEATLAALRIARNLLRTDGHRIRVLTSDLCHASVAKAAEILDIDLVRLPAGPTWTLIREQVHRAANEAIAAGVTGIIVVATAGYYNSGFADPIDEIAADLRDLAFQHPGHIRCFLHVDAAHGGFVFPFTAPDLPFDFRSPGVHSMAVDPHKAGLMPYACGALLVRKGLLEHVTRIDPPTRIPDETVLGSRPGATAAALWATLHTLGRTGYTALTTRCLERRDQLTAAIQAADPDALLAPAPHAPVVSASFSHPGGRLPPELCERYRLVPLTLPDPHGDGGTRLFYHFYASGSLTEAQITTFAGHLADATAQARARASDSRGRSRSITSEVVADTRTHTDCFRHFVVHPEGRRDPHVPGYSFHTFTHRRTTGEQIQDTRWGPARAGGEVWVYAPDLKNPFANELMGVRTEHYFLEVLDLHQQQLSLVGAIHATMLLPGSLRVLLNFEPDGTFRSAEYKALGEQGADELQIFPDAITAKIGKDAAGFLRPHSDDYSFSIDTSAEISVRRTDNAAAPAVLTARHNADVLLPRRRHLRREQFRRFPNRFFDTELEIAVGRRWKGTAYLAELLAPTAIGTILAARSATAGLCTVDGRISDSGLHLALTPLSEPRTESIELSAPFDLGRHLHDALPRLDVRDPLRLGIEQVVDFAEHVHEVFTRDGLPSGLVIAGAGR, encoded by the coding sequence ATGGGTGATCTGGACATCGGCTGGGCCGTGCCCACCGAGTTCCCCGAAACCGGCTGGACCCGCGAGTCCATCGACCAGCACCTTGCCGAGGCCCGGGTCGAGATACCGGCCTGGGAGGATCCCGAACAGACCCGGCTCGGCTTCGCGATGGCCGCCCCTCACCCGGAGGCCGTACGCGTCCTGGGCGACTGGTCGGCGGTCAACACCAACAACGTCGGTGTCCACACCCGCTTCGGCGAGGGCAAGGCCGGCACCCGGCGGCTGGAGAAGGAAGCCCTAGCCGTCATCGCCGGTCTCTACCACGGCGGAGCCCTCGACGGGCACCTGACCAGCGGCGCCAGCGAAGCGACCCTCGCCGCCTTGCGCATCGCCCGCAACCTGCTGCGCACCGACGGCCACCGGATACGCGTGCTCACCTCGGACCTGTGCCACGCCTCCGTCGCCAAAGCCGCCGAGATCCTCGACATCGACCTGGTACGCCTGCCCGCCGGGCCCACCTGGACCCTAATCCGCGAACAGGTCCACAGGGCCGCCAATGAGGCCATCGCGGCCGGGGTTACCGGCATCATCGTGGTGGCCACCGCCGGGTACTACAACAGCGGCTTCGCCGACCCTATCGACGAGATCGCCGCCGACCTGCGCGACCTCGCCTTCCAGCACCCCGGACACATCCGCTGCTTCCTGCACGTAGACGCCGCGCACGGCGGGTTCGTCTTCCCCTTCACCGCCCCCGATCTGCCCTTCGACTTCCGCAGCCCCGGGGTGCACTCCATGGCCGTCGACCCCCACAAGGCCGGCCTCATGCCCTACGCGTGCGGGGCCCTGCTCGTCCGCAAGGGACTACTCGAACACGTCACCCGCATCGACCCCCCCACCCGGATCCCCGACGAGACCGTCCTGGGCTCCCGCCCCGGCGCCACCGCGGCAGCCCTGTGGGCCACCCTGCACACCCTGGGCCGCACTGGTTACACCGCCCTCACCACCCGCTGCCTCGAACGCCGAGACCAGCTCACCGCCGCTATACAGGCCGCCGACCCCGACGCCCTACTGGCGCCCGCCCCGCACGCGCCCGTCGTCTCCGCCTCCTTCAGCCACCCCGGCGGACGGCTGCCGCCGGAGTTGTGCGAGCGCTACCGGCTCGTCCCCCTCACCCTCCCGGACCCCCACGGGGACGGAGGGACACGCCTCTTCTACCACTTCTACGCCTCCGGCTCCCTGACAGAAGCCCAGATCACCACCTTCGCCGGGCACCTGGCCGATGCCACAGCCCAAGCTCGCGCGAGGGCTTCCGACAGCCGTGGACGCAGCCGGAGCATCACCTCCGAAGTGGTCGCGGACACCCGCACCCACACCGACTGCTTCCGTCACTTCGTCGTCCACCCCGAAGGCCGCCGCGACCCCCACGTACCGGGCTACTCCTTCCACACCTTCACCCACCGGCGCACCACCGGCGAACAGATACAGGACACCCGATGGGGCCCGGCACGGGCCGGCGGCGAGGTGTGGGTTTACGCCCCCGACCTGAAGAATCCCTTCGCCAACGAGCTGATGGGCGTACGCACCGAGCACTACTTCCTCGAAGTCCTCGACCTCCACCAGCAACAGCTGTCCCTCGTCGGCGCGATCCACGCCACGATGCTGTTGCCCGGCTCCTTGCGCGTCCTGCTGAACTTCGAGCCGGACGGCACCTTCCGCTCCGCCGAGTACAAGGCACTCGGTGAGCAGGGAGCCGATGAGCTGCAGATCTTCCCCGACGCCATCACCGCCAAGATCGGCAAGGACGCGGCGGGATTCCTCCGCCCCCACAGCGACGACTACTCCTTCTCCATCGACACCTCGGCCGAGATCAGCGTGCGCCGCACCGACAACGCCGCCGCGCCCGCCGTCCTGACCGCCCGTCATAACGCCGATGTGCTGCTGCCCCGCCGCAGGCACCTTCGCCGCGAGCAGTTCCGGCGCTTCCCGAACCGGTTCTTCGATACCGAACTGGAGATCGCGGTCGGCCGGAGATGGAAGGGCACCGCCTACCTGGCCGAACTCCTCGCCCCCACTGCCATCGGCACCATCCTGGCGGCCCGCTCCGCGACCGCCGGACTGTGCACCGTGGACGGCCGGATCAGCGACAGCGGCCTGCACCTGGCACTCACCCCGCTGTCCGAGCCGAGGACCGAATCCATCGAACTCTCCGCCCCCTTCGACCTCGGCCGGCATCTGCACGATGCCCTGCCCCGCCTGGACGTCCGCGACCCGCTACGGCTCGGTATCGAGCAGGTCGTCGACTTCGCCGAGCACGTCCATGAGGTGTTCACGCGCGACGGGCTGCCCTCCGGACTCGTCATCGCGGGAGCCGGCCGATGA